The uncultured Roseibium sp. DNA segment TGCCAAAACGCCGGGGCGGGGCCATGTGGCCGTGTTCAACCGCTCTCACTATGAGGACGTGCTGGTGGTTCGTGTCCATGATCTGGTGCCGAAGAAGGTGTGGTCGCGCCGCTATGAGGCGATCAACATGTTCGAGGAGCTGCTGGCGAACAACGGCGTCCATATCATCAAGTTCTTCCTCTACATCTCCAAGGAGGAACAGCTGGAGCGCTTCGCCAAGCGGCTGGAGGATAAAGACCGGCAGTGGAAGATCAGCATGTCGGACTACGCGGAGCGCGAGCACTGGGACGCCTATACCGAGGCTTATGAAGACATGCTCTCCAAATGCTCGACCGACCATGCGCCCTGGTACGTGATCCCGTCCAACCGCAAATGGTTCCGCAACCTGGCGGCCGCCTCCATCATCCGCGACACCCTGCGCGACATGCATATCAAGGCCCCACCGCCGACTGTCGACATCGATACGATCCGCAAGCGCTATCACGCGGCCGTGGCGGCGCAGAAGGTGTAGGGGGGCAAACGGTATGGCCATGCCCCTCGCACGGCCGTCACCCCGGCCTTGAGCCGGGGCCTACTCGTTTCCAGAGAGGTTCTGTTGGTATGCTGAGCCTGCGGTGCCGCAGGTATTCTTTCAGATAGGCTTTGCTGTGCAGGCACGCGAGTGGGTCCCGGATCTCCGCTTCGCTGCATCCGGGATGACGCCGGTATGGGTTGGACGGCGGATTATCTCAGCCGCCGCCGTCGATCAGCCGGTCAAAGGCCTGAAGCGCCTTTTTGCAGCGGCATTCGATTTCCTCTGGCGACGGCGCCGGGCAGTCGTGAATGATCCGCCTGACCTGAAGGTCGCCGATGAGGAGGCCGAGGAACCAGCCGGAGGCTTCGCTGGAAGGGATACCGGTATCGGCGCAGATGCGCTGCATCAGCTGATCCAAAAGAGGCATGACTTGCCCGCGTCCGCCGGCCGATATGGCGGCGCCTAGCTTTCCGGTCGGGTCGGCGGCCGCGGCCCGATTGAGCAGGACCGCCTTGTCCCCGAGCAACATGGCGAGAAATACGGGCGCGACCCTTTCCAGTGCTGCGCGCGGATCGTCCTGTCCTTTCAGCGCCTCGCCGAGCAGCCGCCGGGTTTCGGCGGCATTGTCCTCCACCATCGCGCGGAACAGGCCGTCCTTGTTGCCGTACCAGCGGTAAAGCGTTTCGTTCGACGCCTTCGCCGCCCTGGCGATGCGCAGCATCGAGGCGCCGGCATAGCCATGTTCGGCGAGCAGCGCATAGGCCGCCCGAGAGATGGCGCTGTGGCGTTCCTGTTTTTCGTCTTCGTTCATTCAGCCCTCTGAAATCGCTTTACTTGATCCGTACAGATTGATACGCCTATGTAAAGGCGTAAAGATATGTACGGTTTGATGGAGGCGAAAATGAGATACCTGACGAAGGCCATGATCCTAGTGTCGTTGACCCTGAGCGCGGCGATTTTCGGCTTTTTCTATGCCTGGGTGTGTTCGACCATGTGGGGGCTGGATGCGGCCGATCCGCGGGTCGCGATCCAGGCCATGCAAGCGATGAATGCCTCGGTCCGGAACTTCGTCTTCGCGCCGGCCTTTTTCGG contains these protein-coding regions:
- a CDS encoding polyphosphate kinase 2 family protein produces the protein MSYRDELIIKPGKKVKLADIDPDYHDKDLNKARSKPELQLILDDLSRMQEELYAEKKHALLIVLQGIDSAGKDGICWHVITGMNPQGCSVSSFKQPSPEELAHDFLWRVHAKTPGRGHVAVFNRSHYEDVLVVRVHDLVPKKVWSRRYEAINMFEELLANNGVHIIKFFLYISKEEQLERFAKRLEDKDRQWKISMSDYAEREHWDAYTEAYEDMLSKCSTDHAPWYVIPSNRKWFRNLAAASIIRDTLRDMHIKAPPPTVDIDTIRKRYHAAVAAQKV
- a CDS encoding TetR/AcrR family transcriptional regulator, which codes for MNEDEKQERHSAISRAAYALLAEHGYAGASMLRIARAAKASNETLYRWYGNKDGLFRAMVEDNAAETRRLLGEALKGQDDPRAALERVAPVFLAMLLGDKAVLLNRAAAADPTGKLGAAISAGGRGQVMPLLDQLMQRICADTGIPSSEASGWFLGLLIGDLQVRRIIHDCPAPSPEEIECRCKKALQAFDRLIDGGG